In a genomic window of Leptospira brenneri:
- a CDS encoding sensor histidine kinase, producing the protein MKVLLDKLGVRKLLNFGVTEHLGLESSVRVQLSNLIAVLGIFSNIQYSIFFTITKAPYYQVMNFVHSFVIFVFIIVFYFNIKGKYSLSRIFLVFIMPVPLLCVSTFSFGTTGGFYYYFLVFAIVPFVLFSYDDKWWILFLFLMNTAFYVWFEFFGKPGIFEEGTLLYHKQVQDLFRINSVVSCLSFVALFMFYFLRNINRIHKEMIRVNDHKDRIFSILAHDLKGPIGIMSRYLGYLTDSLPEREELILGLKELKKSTNQSYLVLENLLDWVQNETKKTQYNPKSLSLSLLLKNAIDILNIQATDKGIQWEVNLLNDHPIYCDERMTSTVLRNILSNAIKYSHPKGRVVIEAELVSSSIEVRFQDQGIGMTEDLLKKIIEGKRFTSEFGTVGEKGTGLGLLVCMDLLKEQGGSLHLTSRPGEGTKIIIQLPLAG; encoded by the coding sequence ATGAAAGTTTTACTGGATAAGCTGGGGGTCCGGAAATTACTAAATTTTGGAGTCACTGAACATTTGGGGTTGGAGTCTTCTGTAAGAGTCCAACTTTCTAACTTAATTGCGGTTTTGGGAATATTCTCAAACATTCAATATTCTATTTTTTTCACGATCACTAAGGCTCCTTATTATCAGGTGATGAATTTTGTTCATAGCTTTGTTATTTTTGTTTTTATAATCGTTTTTTATTTCAATATAAAAGGTAAGTATTCTCTTTCTCGAATTTTTTTAGTGTTTATCATGCCTGTTCCGTTATTATGTGTTTCAACATTTAGTTTTGGAACTACTGGTGGATTCTATTATTACTTTTTGGTGTTTGCTATTGTTCCCTTTGTTCTTTTTTCTTATGATGACAAGTGGTGGATTCTTTTTTTATTCCTGATGAATACTGCGTTTTATGTTTGGTTCGAATTTTTTGGTAAACCAGGCATTTTTGAAGAAGGAACTCTTTTGTATCACAAACAAGTTCAGGATTTATTTCGCATCAATTCAGTGGTTTCTTGTTTGTCTTTTGTTGCCCTATTTATGTTTTATTTTTTAAGAAACATAAACCGAATCCATAAGGAAATGATTCGGGTGAATGACCATAAGGATCGAATTTTTTCCATCCTCGCACATGATCTAAAAGGTCCGATTGGAATTATGAGTAGGTATCTGGGTTATTTAACAGACTCCTTACCTGAACGAGAAGAATTGATTTTAGGTTTGAAAGAACTTAAAAAGAGCACAAATCAATCTTATTTAGTTTTGGAAAACCTGCTGGATTGGGTTCAGAACGAAACTAAGAAAACACAATACAATCCCAAAAGTTTAAGTTTATCTTTGCTTTTAAAAAATGCTATTGATATACTCAATATTCAAGCCACAGACAAAGGGATCCAATGGGAAGTGAACCTTTTGAATGATCATCCAATTTATTGTGATGAACGAATGACTTCGACTGTCTTGCGTAATATATTATCCAATGCAATAAAATATTCACATCCAAAAGGTAGGGTGGTCATCGAGGCAGAATTAGTATCATCATCTATAGAAGTTCGGTTTCAAGACCAAGGAATTGGGATGACGGAAGATCTTTTGAAAAAAATAATCGAAGGCAAACGATTTACTTCTGAGTTTGGAACTGTTGGAGAAAAAGGAACAGGTCTAGGGCTTTTAGTTTGTATGGATTTGTTAAAAGAACAAGGTGGTTCACTTCATTTGACAAGTCGCCCAGGAGAAGGAACAAAAATCATCATTCAACTACCACTTGCAGGTTAA
- a CDS encoding winged helix-turn-helix transcriptional regulator, with translation MTKEQKRKPQESTKKISQWTFLSNHAHVLICLSKDPEMRLKDVAQLVGITERAVQTIVKDLADAGILEKSKDGRRNQYLIQTDQKLRHPLESDHSISELLNLGK, from the coding sequence ATGACAAAAGAGCAAAAGAGAAAACCCCAGGAATCTACAAAAAAAATCAGCCAGTGGACTTTTCTTTCCAACCATGCTCATGTATTGATTTGTTTGAGTAAAGATCCAGAAATGAGACTCAAAGATGTTGCCCAACTTGTTGGAATTACAGAAAGAGCCGTACAAACGATCGTGAAAGATCTCGCAGATGCCGGAATTTTAGAGAAGAGTAAGGATGGACGTAGGAATCAGTATCTAATCCAAACAGATCAAAAGTTGCGCCATCCGTTAGAATCAGATCATTCTATATCAGAACTTCTTAATTTAGGAAAGTGA
- a CDS encoding ketopantoate reductase family protein produces the protein MQNVYPSIAISGIGSVTVTIIHALYQNKVPFKILCRNTDRFQSLSKTPIRFQGPKGKKISINLQNHLTIAKETKEKFDYIIIGCKNQNLNEYIEETKSFLTPTGKWILIQNGIPELQFESYKNKIIGGVVGWNTQAVSDGLYYQSNVGSLILGESSGKKPNPVWNQILPPHLPVILTDQLTGFRWHKLAINAIINGLAASKRQSLGELFLNYTSRKEALETVTEIKQIIETLNIEEKVVPGSFPIRKLGDGKGALPRWICHLILIILGLKYFRIRTSMVQDLDNGRKTEIDYINGEVVKMGKVLGIPVPKNEWIVSKVKEWTEQQG, from the coding sequence ATGCAAAATGTATATCCCTCCATTGCCATTAGTGGGATTGGATCTGTTACCGTTACCATCATTCACGCACTTTACCAAAATAAGGTTCCTTTTAAAATCCTATGCCGTAATACCGATAGATTTCAATCTTTAAGTAAAACTCCTATTCGGTTCCAAGGCCCAAAAGGAAAAAAAATCTCCATCAACTTACAAAACCACTTAACAATTGCTAAAGAGACAAAGGAAAAATTCGATTATATCATTATTGGATGTAAAAACCAAAACCTGAATGAGTATATAGAAGAAACAAAGTCATTTCTGACTCCTACCGGGAAATGGATTCTAATTCAAAATGGAATCCCTGAGTTGCAGTTTGAATCCTACAAAAATAAAATCATTGGAGGGGTTGTTGGTTGGAACACTCAAGCCGTTTCTGATGGATTGTATTACCAATCGAATGTTGGGAGCCTGATCCTCGGAGAAAGTTCGGGAAAAAAACCAAACCCAGTTTGGAACCAAATCTTACCCCCTCACCTACCCGTGATTTTAACGGATCAATTAACTGGATTCCGGTGGCATAAACTCGCAATCAACGCCATTATCAATGGACTCGCGGCTTCCAAAAGGCAAAGTTTAGGAGAATTATTTTTAAATTATACCTCAAGAAAAGAGGCACTTGAGACCGTCACAGAAATCAAACAAATCATCGAAACCTTAAACATTGAAGAAAAAGTAGTACCAGGTTCGTTTCCCATTCGTAAATTAGGTGATGGAAAAGGAGCTCTACCTAGGTGGATTTGCCACCTAATTCTAATTATACTTGGATTAAAATATTTTCGTATTCGGACTTCCATGGTTCAAGATCTAGACAATGGGCGAAAAACAGAAATTGATTATATCAATGGTGAAGTAGTAAAAATGGGTAAGGTCTTAGGAATTCCTGTACCCAAAAATGAGTGGATTGTTTCCAAGGTCAAGGAATGGACAGAACAACAAGGATAA
- a CDS encoding C69 family dipeptidase — protein MCDTSLATEKFTNTQKRIFAKNSDREPNEAQSIIHLPRMEYPKGSRLRTTYIDIPQATMTYEVFLSKPFHMWGAEMGVNEFGLCIGNEAVFTNLKIKKQNNGLTGMDLIRLALERCKSAKDGLFLITELLETYGQDACGGYENRSFFYHNSFIIADRTEGYVLETADRYWVAKKIDSFYAISNGLTIGSDFEYSSTNLIDKLKGKNNKDFSFKDHFSDHFFTFMSHCKDRRKLHEKTAEKASKENEKYSIKQAIETLRTHSIDTDEFEPSSSSMKSLCLHATGPTTPNQTNGSLVVEWDTSETNQDPLRIFYTGTSTPCLSLFKPFFFGTKNFINSSSLVSNETYSETLWWLHESIARKSNFDYQSVRSILVPALTGLQESILNLSKENLSPQKKEESQWRFLKDHVNVLKKIDEELIEAKIGKSRWQNPLFQIYWSGQNRKLGIPFSE, from the coding sequence ATGTGCGATACCTCTCTTGCCACTGAAAAATTTACCAATACCCAAAAAAGAATCTTCGCTAAAAACTCAGATCGGGAACCAAACGAAGCCCAATCAATCATTCACCTTCCTCGAATGGAATACCCTAAGGGCTCTAGATTACGAACTACTTATATCGATATTCCTCAGGCAACGATGACTTACGAAGTTTTTTTAAGTAAACCGTTTCATATGTGGGGAGCGGAAATGGGTGTAAACGAATTTGGATTATGCATCGGAAATGAAGCTGTTTTTACAAATCTAAAAATTAAAAAACAAAACAATGGTTTGACGGGAATGGATTTGATCCGTTTGGCCCTTGAAAGATGTAAATCTGCCAAAGATGGTTTATTTTTAATTACAGAACTATTAGAAACTTATGGACAGGATGCTTGTGGTGGATATGAAAATCGTTCTTTTTTCTACCACAATAGTTTTATCATAGCAGATAGAACAGAGGGATATGTTTTAGAAACGGCTGACAGGTATTGGGTTGCTAAAAAAATCGATTCTTTTTATGCCATCTCCAATGGTTTAACCATTGGATCCGATTTTGAATATTCTTCTACCAATTTAATCGATAAACTAAAAGGAAAAAACAATAAAGATTTTTCTTTTAAAGATCATTTCAGTGATCATTTTTTTACTTTTATGAGCCATTGTAAAGATAGAAGGAAATTACACGAAAAAACAGCCGAAAAAGCGAGTAAAGAAAACGAAAAGTATTCGATCAAACAAGCTATTGAAACTTTACGAACACACTCGATTGATACTGATGAATTTGAACCTTCTTCTTCCTCAATGAAGTCACTTTGTTTACACGCAACTGGTCCTACAACACCCAACCAAACCAACGGAAGTTTGGTCGTGGAATGGGATACGTCAGAAACAAACCAAGATCCTCTCCGTATATTCTATACAGGAACATCGACACCTTGTCTTAGTTTGTTCAAACCATTCTTTTTTGGAACAAAAAACTTTATCAACTCATCTAGCCTGGTATCCAATGAAACTTATTCGGAAACCTTATGGTGGTTACACGAATCAATTGCGAGAAAATCAAACTTCGACTACCAATCAGTACGTTCTATCTTAGTTCCTGCCTTAACGGGACTTCAAGAATCTATATTAAATTTATCCAAAGAAAACCTTTCTCCACAAAAAAAAGAAGAATCCCAATGGAGATTTTTAAAAGATCATGTCAATGTCCTGAAAAAGATCGATGAAGAATTGATAGAGGCAAAAATTGGGAAGAGTCGCTGGCAGAATCCACTCTTTCAAATTTATTGGTCAGGTCAAAATAGAAAGTTAGGAATTCCTTTTAGCGAGTAA
- the perRA gene encoding peroxide-responsive transcriptional repressor PerRA: MDLSYQKTKELLESHGIRPTSQRLEMAHLLLERHQHLFAEEVFHLVNSHFPHASRATIFNNLKLFAEKGMLGTLELKNGVTHFDSNIDPHHHALNEETGEITDVEMDEELESKVLNELKESYFQKTGKQLDNVKLVITLRGK; encoded by the coding sequence ATGGACTTAAGTTACCAAAAAACCAAAGAACTCCTCGAATCCCACGGGATCCGGCCGACTTCGCAAAGATTGGAAATGGCTCACCTGTTACTAGAGCGCCACCAACACTTGTTTGCGGAAGAAGTTTTTCATTTGGTGAATTCTCATTTCCCACACGCATCACGAGCGACCATATTCAACAACCTGAAACTCTTTGCTGAGAAAGGTATGCTCGGAACTTTGGAATTAAAAAATGGTGTGACCCATTTTGATTCGAACATTGATCCTCACCACCACGCCCTCAATGAAGAGACTGGGGAAATTACAGATGTTGAAATGGACGAAGAACTGGAATCGAAAGTTTTAAACGAACTAAAAGAAAGTTACTTTCAAAAGACGGGAAAACAATTAGACAACGTAAAACTTGTGATCACGCTGAGAGGGAAATAA
- a CDS encoding PP2C family protein-serine/threonine phosphatase: MKPVFLLVFLLTASLNAEVLPLESGWTFQLEGDNNSKPVLVGVPLVGQGYKVPLRGRYRLEISIPTFPESSRAIYMDRIHSVDQTFWNGKAIGSTGSFSPEYYPYWHKVRYYEIPISFLKEGKNELVVEIECRETQFRCGIFRSVPLFGAQDQIKDKMVFEDVNQILILALFFGIFLQQAIGYALNRSSKSGLYLAGTAVFFVGWRLPVLNKIHFLMIEPEVLVRLLFFCQFIFPVFIMLFVHSLFDRRITKLAVITFFLDTVLAFLQLFSMDPDHRFYLVYIWYILLGIKVPILIQLLFRNYKKTVEAIVVSLGALVATFLGIADVITDLITGKNAYLTQYGILTFLFTGVLAIALQSARTRRELRNLNESLEMIVTLRTQELHKQYKLLHDDLVMAAGLQSKLIPPMEFKHNTLSVASVFMPMEKIGGDYFDYFVHNDGSISFLLCDVLGHGIAAALIASMLKVNFLEIAPKEKDPALFLSELNLKMLPVVEKNYITAVVSHFDLENSILKYSVMGHPSPYSMNLNSNDLTPLGGRGPIMGWKKDISLETFTKELKSGDRFFFYTDGITESQNKSREMYGELRLRHQLAEGLNLSPKDLNEKIQKDIRNFAFRLSDDVTYFTIDIK; the protein is encoded by the coding sequence ATGAAACCCGTTTTTTTATTGGTGTTTCTTTTGACTGCATCACTGAATGCAGAGGTTCTCCCATTGGAATCGGGATGGACGTTTCAATTAGAAGGAGATAACAATTCAAAACCTGTGCTAGTCGGTGTTCCTTTAGTGGGCCAAGGATATAAGGTTCCATTACGAGGAAGATATCGATTAGAAATTTCAATTCCAACTTTCCCTGAATCTTCTAGAGCAATCTATATGGACAGAATTCATTCTGTCGACCAGACTTTTTGGAATGGTAAGGCAATCGGTTCTACAGGTAGTTTTAGTCCAGAATACTATCCATATTGGCACAAAGTCCGTTATTATGAAATTCCTATTTCCTTTTTGAAAGAAGGTAAAAACGAATTGGTCGTTGAGATAGAATGCCGTGAAACACAGTTTAGGTGTGGTATCTTTCGGTCTGTCCCACTATTTGGCGCTCAAGATCAAATCAAGGACAAGATGGTTTTTGAAGATGTAAACCAAATCTTGATTCTTGCTTTATTTTTTGGGATATTTTTGCAACAAGCCATTGGTTATGCATTAAATCGTTCTTCTAAGTCGGGATTGTATCTTGCGGGAACGGCTGTATTTTTTGTGGGTTGGCGGTTACCAGTTTTAAATAAAATTCATTTTCTAATGATTGAACCTGAAGTTCTGGTTCGGTTGTTATTTTTTTGCCAATTTATCTTTCCCGTATTTATCATGTTATTTGTTCACAGCCTTTTTGACAGGCGTATCACTAAACTTGCTGTGATTACTTTCTTTTTGGATACTGTGCTTGCTTTTCTTCAGTTGTTTTCAATGGATCCAGATCATAGATTTTACCTTGTTTATATCTGGTACATCTTACTTGGAATTAAGGTTCCCATTCTCATTCAATTGTTGTTTAGAAATTATAAAAAAACGGTTGAGGCAATTGTTGTTTCACTCGGAGCTCTTGTTGCAACTTTTTTAGGAATAGCGGATGTCATTACCGATTTAATTACGGGGAAAAATGCTTATTTAACTCAATATGGAATATTAACTTTTTTGTTTACTGGTGTGCTCGCAATTGCTTTACAAAGTGCGAGGACAAGAAGAGAACTTCGTAACTTAAATGAATCTTTGGAAATGATCGTCACTCTCCGTACTCAAGAATTACATAAACAATATAAACTTTTACATGACGATTTGGTTATGGCTGCTGGTTTACAATCAAAACTAATTCCTCCGATGGAATTCAAACATAATACTTTGAGTGTAGCGTCAGTTTTTATGCCTATGGAAAAAATTGGTGGCGATTATTTTGATTACTTTGTTCATAATGATGGATCCATCAGTTTTTTGTTATGTGATGTTTTGGGTCACGGGATTGCTGCTGCTCTCATTGCAAGTATGTTAAAAGTGAATTTTTTAGAAATTGCTCCGAAAGAAAAGGATCCTGCACTTTTTTTGTCAGAATTAAATCTAAAAATGTTACCTGTGGTCGAAAAAAATTACATCACTGCGGTGGTGAGTCATTTTGATTTAGAAAATTCTATATTGAAATATTCAGTTATGGGACATCCCAGCCCTTATTCCATGAATCTCAATTCTAATGATTTGACACCTCTTGGTGGAAGAGGTCCTATTATGGGCTGGAAGAAAGATATTTCTCTCGAAACATTTACAAAGGAACTAAAGTCTGGTGATCGTTTCTTTTTTTATACAGATGGGATCACTGAAAGTCAAAATAAAAGTAGGGAAATGTACGGAGAACTACGTTTAAGGCATCAGTTGGCGGAAGGGCTCAATCTTTCCCCAAAAGACCTTAATGAAAAAATCCAAAAGGACATCCGAAATTTCGCATTTCGTTTGTCAGATGACGTGACATACTTTACGATCGATATCAAATGA
- a CDS encoding glycerate kinase type-2 family protein: MRGLREDIEGLFLEGVHAATPKHLSPLFWREHSELKHLLSHPDKKNYVFALGKAAYSMALSFQDFFSVDSGFILTKYKHLPSEIASKGQLGVWKCREASHPIPDQNSERYSREVLFDLKNLNEDHQLIVLLSGGGSSLFEIPELGYSLEDIIQLNQNLLKKGLSIQEINSARKEYSALKAGKLLGQLNPNLKVYTFVISDVLGDDPNVIASAPTYPGSEYFIMGNLSSSLNAIQNKAVDLGYQVKQISNSWDLSSEETAKRMIDELLVANENPNPQAILLGGELVCPVHGDGLGGRNQETALRVGILVDSIRTNREWMFLSCGTDGTDGPTDAAGGIVGPESLKQMKTKGWDPVLELERSNSYPILKDIGSLLFTGATGTNVNDIIILLLAKRNS; the protein is encoded by the coding sequence TTGAGAGGTCTAAGAGAAGATATTGAAGGTCTTTTTTTGGAGGGTGTCCATGCGGCTACTCCCAAACATCTTTCCCCTCTTTTTTGGAGAGAACATTCTGAACTAAAACATCTTTTGTCTCATCCAGATAAAAAGAACTATGTCTTTGCCTTAGGAAAGGCAGCTTACTCGATGGCTTTATCTTTTCAGGATTTTTTTTCGGTGGATTCTGGATTTATCCTTACAAAATACAAACACCTTCCTAGTGAAATTGCATCCAAAGGCCAATTGGGGGTCTGGAAGTGTAGGGAAGCTTCTCATCCAATCCCAGATCAGAATTCAGAAAGATACTCACGCGAAGTTTTATTTGATTTAAAAAATTTAAACGAAGACCACCAATTGATTGTTTTGTTGTCTGGTGGGGGATCTAGTTTATTTGAGATTCCAGAACTAGGTTATTCATTAGAAGATATCATCCAACTGAATCAAAATTTACTAAAGAAGGGTCTCTCTATACAAGAGATCAATTCCGCAAGAAAAGAATATTCTGCACTAAAAGCAGGAAAGTTATTGGGTCAACTCAATCCAAATTTGAAAGTTTATACTTTTGTGATTTCTGATGTATTAGGTGATGATCCTAATGTGATTGCTTCCGCCCCTACCTATCCCGGAAGTGAATATTTTATCATGGGGAATTTGTCTTCTTCTCTTAACGCGATTCAAAACAAAGCAGTTGATTTGGGTTATCAAGTAAAACAAATTTCTAATTCTTGGGACTTATCTAGTGAGGAGACCGCAAAGCGAATGATAGACGAGCTTTTGGTAGCGAATGAAAACCCAAATCCGCAAGCCATTCTACTTGGTGGGGAACTGGTTTGTCCTGTTCATGGAGATGGACTAGGTGGGCGAAATCAAGAAACTGCTCTTCGGGTGGGCATCCTCGTTGATTCGATCAGAACCAATCGAGAATGGATGTTTTTATCTTGTGGAACTGATGGTACGGATGGGCCCACTGATGCTGCTGGTGGGATTGTTGGGCCGGAGAGTTTGAAGCAAATGAAAACTAAAGGATGGGATCCTGTGTTAGAATTGGAGCGGTCCAACTCCTATCCAATCCTCAAAGATATTGGGTCACTACTTTTTACTGGTGCTACAGGAACCAATGTAAATGATATTATCATTCTTTTACTCGCTAAAAGGAATTCCTAA
- a CDS encoding NAD(P)-binding domain-containing protein, which translates to MWPSSYFQWLTKSAPTGVVEVYPEISDSYETNLPNVFIIGDLTGVPLLKFAAESGVNVWKHIRVNKTDYLDAVIIGSGPAGLSCAYEAKRLGKKYVVLEANLPFQTIQSYPKQKPIFSEPKNFNSQSKVVIQDSIKEELLESLNALLQKEPVALHTRKRVSSIQSNGSFYTVHTESGDSYYTNSVVIAIGKSGDPKRLEVKGETNPNVFYRLFDPYDSKDKSIVIVGGGDSAVEAAIACSDFANEVSLIHRGKEVSRPKEENQILLEKKVKEGKIKLLLESQVTEITEQNVFVKSSVSSSKHKADLVYILIGNLAPIPFLKKIGIKIQNEKSLSDWVGFFSLFSFAGLAYLGKASFYGPGWFSPLATGFAGLSILGLILFCYLKLTGGTRPLQPWILIRNTYLLWLFFYFLFVYISATYFGYTLFGKYPSFHYTMLYSLTILVFGIRRILVRKTNYILYQTLCLIFVQVFFLFLLPELILPELGGLGYLGSPDGFLRTQVFPNDAYWKAYGFILAWPLSMGVLYDGGITNFWLGYGVLFSFGLIPFLVYRYGKGAYCGWICSCGGLAETLGDEHRQKMPHGKWAYRLEHSGQYILFIAFLLTALKLFGVYGKRINPGLEATEFIADSVKWIYDLFVDIGLAGVVGVGFYFLFSGRIWCRMFCPLASLMHIYAKFSRFRIFSEKKKCISCNICTKNCHQGIDVMGYASRGIPLDSVQCVRCSACVSLCPTDVLEFGRFVSSGIQYDSIQAKLGK; encoded by the coding sequence ATGTGGCCTTCTTCTTATTTTCAATGGTTAACCAAATCTGCACCGACGGGTGTTGTAGAGGTTTATCCTGAAATTTCTGATTCTTACGAAACCAATCTTCCAAATGTTTTTATTATAGGTGATTTAACGGGTGTTCCGCTATTGAAGTTTGCCGCAGAAAGTGGGGTGAATGTATGGAAACACATTCGAGTCAATAAAACAGATTATTTGGATGCCGTGATCATTGGTTCTGGGCCGGCTGGATTGTCTTGTGCCTACGAAGCAAAACGACTTGGTAAAAAATATGTTGTTCTTGAGGCAAACCTTCCCTTCCAAACCATTCAGAGTTATCCAAAACAAAAACCAATCTTTTCTGAACCAAAGAATTTTAACTCTCAATCGAAAGTTGTCATCCAAGATTCAATCAAAGAAGAATTACTCGAATCCCTGAATGCATTGCTTCAAAAAGAACCTGTTGCATTACATACAAGAAAACGAGTTTCATCGATTCAGTCGAATGGTTCTTTTTATACGGTTCATACAGAATCCGGTGATTCTTATTATACAAACTCTGTGGTGATTGCTATAGGAAAGTCCGGAGATCCAAAACGTTTAGAAGTTAAGGGTGAGACAAATCCAAATGTATTCTACCGCCTCTTTGATCCTTATGATTCTAAAGATAAATCGATTGTGATTGTGGGTGGTGGTGATAGTGCTGTGGAAGCTGCAATCGCTTGTTCTGATTTTGCAAATGAAGTCTCTCTCATACATAGAGGAAAAGAGGTAAGTCGGCCCAAGGAAGAAAATCAAATACTCTTAGAAAAAAAAGTGAAAGAGGGGAAGATAAAACTTTTACTGGAATCTCAAGTAACGGAGATTACAGAGCAGAATGTCTTTGTAAAATCCTCAGTTTCCTCGAGCAAACATAAGGCTGATTTGGTTTATATTTTGATAGGAAACTTAGCTCCTATTCCTTTTCTGAAAAAAATAGGAATCAAAATACAAAATGAAAAATCATTATCTGACTGGGTGGGTTTCTTTTCTCTTTTTTCATTTGCAGGTCTTGCTTATTTGGGGAAGGCTTCGTTTTATGGGCCAGGTTGGTTTTCGCCTTTAGCAACTGGATTTGCTGGTTTGTCAATTCTAGGTTTGATTCTTTTTTGTTATCTGAAACTTACGGGAGGGACTCGACCTCTTCAACCTTGGATACTAATCCGTAATACTTATCTCCTTTGGCTTTTTTTCTATTTTTTATTTGTTTATATTTCGGCAACTTACTTTGGTTATACTTTATTTGGTAAATATCCTTCCTTCCATTATACCATGTTATACTCTCTCACGATATTGGTATTTGGAATTCGAAGGATTCTTGTTCGGAAAACAAATTACATTCTCTATCAGACACTTTGTTTGATTTTTGTACAAGTTTTCTTTTTGTTCCTTTTGCCTGAACTCATTCTGCCAGAACTTGGAGGCCTTGGTTATTTGGGTAGTCCTGATGGATTCCTCCGCACGCAAGTTTTTCCAAATGATGCCTATTGGAAAGCTTATGGATTTATTTTGGCATGGCCTTTGAGTATGGGTGTATTATATGATGGAGGAATCACTAACTTTTGGTTAGGTTATGGAGTTCTATTTAGTTTTGGACTGATTCCATTTTTAGTTTATCGTTATGGGAAGGGTGCTTATTGTGGTTGGATTTGTTCTTGTGGAGGACTTGCGGAAACACTCGGCGATGAACATCGACAAAAAATGCCACATGGGAAATGGGCTTACCGTTTAGAACATTCTGGTCAATACATTCTATTCATTGCCTTTCTACTCACAGCTTTAAAACTATTTGGGGTATACGGAAAAAGAATAAATCCAGGTCTGGAGGCGACTGAGTTCATTGCAGATTCCGTTAAGTGGATTTATGATCTCTTTGTTGATATTGGCCTTGCCGGTGTTGTAGGTGTAGGGTTTTATTTTTTGTTTTCCGGACGGATTTGGTGTCGGATGTTTTGTCCTTTAGCTTCTCTGATGCATATCTATGCAAAGTTTAGTCGCTTCCGTATTTTCTCCGAAAAAAAGAAATGTATCTCTTGTAATATTTGTACCAAAAATTGCCATCAAGGAATTGATGTTATGGGTTATGCGAGTCGCGGAATTCCATTGGATAGCGTACAATGTGTACGTTGCTCTGCTTGCGTTTCCCTTTGTCCAACCGACGTATTGGAGTTTGGAAGGTTTGTGTCTAGTGGAATTCAATATGATTCTATCCAGGCAAAGTTAGGTAAATAA